The DNA sequence CAAAATATCTTAACAGATTCAATACCTGCTCAGAATCACCCCATCTACGAAAAGCAGAAAATGACTGTATGCGGGCCCAGATATATTGACCACCAACACTGGCAATGCAATACCAAATCTTCTGAGCAACAGTCAGGCCAGGTCCTTCCAAGCCTGTTCTCACTATGAGAAAGTTTGCCCAAGTTCAATAGTGTGTCCAAGCATATAGGTTAAACTGATCTACGCGTGTCATTCTTACCTAGCGATAGACTAATTAGAGGCAAGAATTACTAGCTTAAACTTAAAGTGgatgaagaaaaacaagaaagctGGCAAGATAAGTATTCTTACCTAGCGATAGACTAATTAGAAGTTGCGATATATTGCAACTAAAATCAGAAagtagaaaggaaaataaatgctAACTTCTGTTGCTCACAGGTACGATCCCAAGTGGGTGTCAAGGCTGTCAAGTGGGAGAAAATGGTAGAGCATATGATGACTTAATGATAATATAAAAGCTTGTTCTCTTCCCTGAGGATAAGTATGCGGCAGAATAACAATGTCTTTTCAACACTATCATTATTACTTCTTAAATAGATTCGCAATGAATGTCAAGACACCATATTGATCAAGCATGAATCATAGGGAAAGACATAGCAACTTACGCTTTCCTCTTGCTTCGGATGCACGTTCATCTCGATATCTCAAATTCATCAAGGCAATTCCAGGGGTGGGCTTATCCACCCAAATAGAGAATCTCCATATGAGGAATTCAAGAAAAGCATCCAGTTCCGGTTCATATTGGAATAACATTCCTGGCTAAACCAATAAAGGGGGCAATTAGTTCAAAATGCATATTACACAACCTCAAGCAGAGGGGGGGAACTAACAAAAAGCAGcaagtaccttcatcaaggagaAGACTTTCACCAACTGTTCTTTCAACATTGCTGACATCTCAATATCGAGTCTTGCAGCATCAAATTGATTAACTCGTGATATGGAAATTGGAATCGATGTCTGCAGCATTATTTGTGCAAATTATATAAGATCGTGATGAACTTGTCAGAAGGTCAGGCCTCTTGTGCTTCTCTGGCACATGAAAAATAGAAAGTACACAGAATagtcctaaaaaaaaaggaactagtACCAGCATATATAAGAGAAGCTAAAAGGAATGCCATGAAAATCTTGCCGTTGAACTAGTGACAacctcgattaaaaaaaaaactagtgacAACCTATTACCATTTCGATTCTAAGCCTGTTGCCGCAAGAATTAAACCAATATACCAAGTACCAAGATGAACTTTGCCTACGCTGAGCTCGGACTTGAGCTCACCCAGAATCAATAAGACTCCAATTCTCTAGATTCTAACTTTTATTCTTTCAGGCTTTCAGCATAAAGGAGGGAAAAGTCATACGAAGCGTCAATTTATTCAAACCGAACCCTAGAACGAAGCTTCAGAGGAGGAAATTTCCCGCGCGAATCCGCCgtttttagcgacgaaatcgaGATGTAAAAACGGAGGAAAAAGGCAACAACGGAAAGAAACCTCATGGTATAGGTGGGCGGATTGCCACTGAGGTTGCAATCTCCGGTAAGTGCTGACCCAAGCATCTtccggtggcggcggcggcaaacTGCcggtgctgctgctgctgctgctgctgctcatTTGAAGCTCTTTGCTGCTGCTCCTGCTGCtagtag is a window from the Rhodamnia argentea isolate NSW1041297 chromosome 8, ASM2092103v1, whole genome shotgun sequence genome containing:
- the LOC115738126 gene encoding peroxisome biogenesis protein 2, whose protein sequence is MSSSSSSSSTGSLPPPPPEDAWVSTYRRLQPQWQSAHLYHETSIPISISRVNQFDAARLDIEMSAMLKEQLVKVFSLMKPGMLFQYEPELDAFLEFLIWRFSIWVDKPTPGIALMNLRYRDERASEARGKLRTGLEGPGLTVAQKIWYCIASVGGQYIWARIQSFSAFRRWGDSEQRSFLRWAWVLVQRVEGFYKAASFGNLLIFLYTGRYRTLIERALKARLVYGNPNMNRAVSFEYMNRQLVWNEFSEMLLLLLPLLNSSTVKNLLRPFSKDKDAGSARDDSACPICQNSPSIPFLAVPCRHRYCYYCLRTRCAAAPSFRCSRCGEPVVAMQRYSESVGSTSSGK